Proteins encoded in a region of the Buteo buteo chromosome 11, bButBut1.hap1.1, whole genome shotgun sequence genome:
- the ALKBH2 gene encoding DNA oxidative demethylase ALKBH2 — protein MDKYVVKRPPGETGGGGKRPRAEEPASGQSPWREIRAEGLSCDYRLLFGKAEADEIFQQLEEEVEYFEGDMTKLHVFGKWHDIPRKQVTYGDPELTYTYSGVTFSPKPWIPVLNRIRDRITLETGHTFNFVLINRYKDGGDHIGEHRDDERELVPRSPIASVSFGACRDFVFRHCDSRGKNATRHIKPIKLQLAHGSLLMMKYPTNVYWYHSLPTRKRVLAPRINLTFRKVMTIAKK, from the exons ATGGACAAATACGTGGTTAAACGGCCTCCCGGGGAGACGGGGGGCGGCGGGAAGAGGCCGCGGGCGGAGGAGCCCGCCTCAGGGCAGTCCCCCTGGCGGGAGATCCGCGCGGAGGGCCTGAGCTGCGACTACCGGCTCCTCTTCGGCAAGGCTGAGGCTGACGAGATCttccagcagctggaagaggaggTGGAGTACTTCGAAG GTGACATGACGAAATTGCACGTGTTTGGCAAATGGCATGACATTCCAAGGAAGCAGGTAACCTACGGAGACCCTGAGTTAACATACACTTACTCAGGCGTTACCTTTTCTCCAAAGCCGTGGATCCCAGTTCTCAATCGTATCAGAGACCGCATCACTTTGGAGACAGGAcatacttttaattttgttctcattAACAG ATATAAAGATGGTGGGGACCACATAGGTGAACATCGAGATGATGAGAGAGAACTAGTTCCACGCAGTCCTATTGCGTCTGTGTCCTTTGGAGCTTGCAGGGACTTTGTTTTCAGGCACTGTGATTCCAGAGGGAAAAACGCAACGCGCCACATTAAGCCCATCAAACTGCAGCTAGCCCATGGTAGCCTGCTGATGATGAAGTACCCCACCAATGTGTATTGGTACCACAGCCTGCCCACCCGCAAGAGAGTACTTGCCCCAAGAATCAACCTCACATTTCGGAAAGTGATGACTATAGCCAAGAAGTGA
- the USP30 gene encoding ubiquitin carboxyl-terminal hydrolase 30 isoform X1, whose product MLPGGTAEADGAVRRLLRAGAAARYKVMKNWGVIGGVAAAVAAGMYVLWGPITERKRRRKGLVPGLLNLGNTCFMNSLLQGLSSCPSFIKWLEEFTAQYKTDQNQSTEHQYLSVTLLHLLRALSCQEVTEDDVLDASCLLEVLRTYRWQISSFEEQDAHELFHVLTSSLEDERDRQPRVTHLFDVHSLEQPEITQKQISCRTRGSLPPVSNHWKSQHPFHGRLTSNMVCKHCEHQSPVRYDTFDSLSLSIPAAVWGRPMTLDHCLHHFISSESVKDVVCDNCTKIQAEGTLNGQSIENQRTTFVKQLKLGKLPQCLCIHLQRLSWSNQGTPLKRHEHVQFNEFLIMDIYKYRIPVHKSSQNELNQRHSEETTPGTKDGIAVKPSGAEQPSGTKPVFMNGACPSSFLMSSGTFPLAAFPECSSPVYLYRLMAVVVHHGDMHSGHFVTYRRSPPSPKNPLSVSSQWLWISDDTVRKASLQEVLSSSAYLLFYERIHSRVQHQSLELRVEE is encoded by the exons ATGCTGCCCGGCGGTACCGCGGAGGCGGACGGGGCGGTTCGGCGGTTGCTGCGGGCCGGAGCGGCGGCCAG GTATAAAGTGATGAAGAACTGGGGCGTTATCGGGGGGGTCGCCGCCGCTGTGGCGGCGGGGATGTACGTGCTGTGGGGTCCCATCACCGAGAGGAAGAGGCGCAGGAAAG GGCTTGTACCTGGCCTTCTTAACTTAGGAAACACCTGTTTCATGAATTCTTTGCTGCAAGGCTTATCTTCCTGTCCGTCTTTCATAAAGTGGCTGGAGGAGTTTACAGCACAATACAAGACAGACCAGAACCAATCCACTGAGCATCAATACTTGTCAGTCACTTTGCTGCATCTCCTAAGAG CTTTATCCTGTCAAGAGGTAACAGAAGATGATGTCCTGGATGCAAGCTGCCTGTTAGAAGTTTTAAGAACATATAGGTGGCAGATCTCATCATTTGAAGAGCAG GATGCTCATGAACTATTTCATGTCCTTACCTCTTCATTAGAAGATGAACGGGATCGTCAGCCACGTGTGACACATTTGTTCGACGTGCATTCACTGGAG CAGCCTGAAATAACCCAAAAGCAAATAAGCTGCAGAACAAGAG GGTCTCTTCCCCCTGTGTCAAATCACTGGAAATCTCAGCATCCTTTTCACGGAAGGCTGACCAGCAACATGGTTTGCAAACACTGTGAACACCAG aGTCCTGTGAGGTATGATACCTTTGACAGTCTCTCACTGAGTATTCCAGCAGCTGTGTGG GGTCGTCCTATGACACTGGACCACTGCCTCCATCATTTCATCTCCTCTGAATCTGTAAAGGATGTTGTATGTGACAACTGCACTAAA ATTCAGGCAGAAGGGACTCTGAATGGACAAAGCATAGAAAACCAGAGAACAACATTTGTTAAGCAATTGAAGTTAGGAAAG CTCCCTCAGTGTTTGTGTATCCATCTGCAAAGACTGAGTTGGTCAAACCAAGGCACTCCTCTGAAACGTCACGAACACGTACAGTTCAATGAGTTCCTGATCATGGACATCTACAAATACCGCATTCCTGTTCATAAATCAAGCCAGAATGAGCTGAATCAGAGACACTCTGAAGAGACAACACCTGGAACAAAGGATGGGATAGCAGTAAAACCTTCAG GTGCAGAACAGCCATCTGGTACTAAACCGGTCTTTATGAACGGTGCCTGCCCCTCTTCGTTTTTAATGTCCTCGGGAACTTTCCCACTTGCTGCATTCCCTGAATGCAG TTCCCCTGTATACCTTTACCGTCTGATGGCAGTTGTAGTTCATCATGGAGACATGCATTCTGGACACTTTGTGACTTACCGCCGCTCTCCACCTTCTCCTAAGAACCCACTCTCTGTCAGCAGTCAGTGGCTATGGATTTCTGATGACACCGTTCGCAAAGCTAGTTTGCAGGAAGTCCTTTCTTCTAGTGCTTACTTGCTTTTTTATGAGCGCATTCACTCAAGGGTACAGCACCAAAGCTTGGAGTTAAGGGTTGAAGAGTGA
- the USP30 gene encoding ubiquitin carboxyl-terminal hydrolase 30 isoform X2, with amino-acid sequence MLPGGTAEADGAVRRLLRAGAAARYKVMKNWGVIGGVAAAVAAGMYVLWGPITERKRRRKGLVPGLLNLGNTCFMNSLLQGLSSCPSFIKWLEEFTAQYKTDQNQSTEHQYLSVTLLHLLRALSCQEVTEDDVLDASCLLEVLRTYRWQISSFEEQDAHELFHVLTSSLEDERDRQPRVTHLFDVHSLEPEITQKQISCRTRGSLPPVSNHWKSQHPFHGRLTSNMVCKHCEHQSPVRYDTFDSLSLSIPAAVWGRPMTLDHCLHHFISSESVKDVVCDNCTKIQAEGTLNGQSIENQRTTFVKQLKLGKLPQCLCIHLQRLSWSNQGTPLKRHEHVQFNEFLIMDIYKYRIPVHKSSQNELNQRHSEETTPGTKDGIAVKPSGAEQPSGTKPVFMNGACPSSFLMSSGTFPLAAFPECSSPVYLYRLMAVVVHHGDMHSGHFVTYRRSPPSPKNPLSVSSQWLWISDDTVRKASLQEVLSSSAYLLFYERIHSRVQHQSLELRVEE; translated from the exons ATGCTGCCCGGCGGTACCGCGGAGGCGGACGGGGCGGTTCGGCGGTTGCTGCGGGCCGGAGCGGCGGCCAG GTATAAAGTGATGAAGAACTGGGGCGTTATCGGGGGGGTCGCCGCCGCTGTGGCGGCGGGGATGTACGTGCTGTGGGGTCCCATCACCGAGAGGAAGAGGCGCAGGAAAG GGCTTGTACCTGGCCTTCTTAACTTAGGAAACACCTGTTTCATGAATTCTTTGCTGCAAGGCTTATCTTCCTGTCCGTCTTTCATAAAGTGGCTGGAGGAGTTTACAGCACAATACAAGACAGACCAGAACCAATCCACTGAGCATCAATACTTGTCAGTCACTTTGCTGCATCTCCTAAGAG CTTTATCCTGTCAAGAGGTAACAGAAGATGATGTCCTGGATGCAAGCTGCCTGTTAGAAGTTTTAAGAACATATAGGTGGCAGATCTCATCATTTGAAGAGCAG GATGCTCATGAACTATTTCATGTCCTTACCTCTTCATTAGAAGATGAACGGGATCGTCAGCCACGTGTGACACATTTGTTCGACGTGCATTCACTGGAG CCTGAAATAACCCAAAAGCAAATAAGCTGCAGAACAAGAG GGTCTCTTCCCCCTGTGTCAAATCACTGGAAATCTCAGCATCCTTTTCACGGAAGGCTGACCAGCAACATGGTTTGCAAACACTGTGAACACCAG aGTCCTGTGAGGTATGATACCTTTGACAGTCTCTCACTGAGTATTCCAGCAGCTGTGTGG GGTCGTCCTATGACACTGGACCACTGCCTCCATCATTTCATCTCCTCTGAATCTGTAAAGGATGTTGTATGTGACAACTGCACTAAA ATTCAGGCAGAAGGGACTCTGAATGGACAAAGCATAGAAAACCAGAGAACAACATTTGTTAAGCAATTGAAGTTAGGAAAG CTCCCTCAGTGTTTGTGTATCCATCTGCAAAGACTGAGTTGGTCAAACCAAGGCACTCCTCTGAAACGTCACGAACACGTACAGTTCAATGAGTTCCTGATCATGGACATCTACAAATACCGCATTCCTGTTCATAAATCAAGCCAGAATGAGCTGAATCAGAGACACTCTGAAGAGACAACACCTGGAACAAAGGATGGGATAGCAGTAAAACCTTCAG GTGCAGAACAGCCATCTGGTACTAAACCGGTCTTTATGAACGGTGCCTGCCCCTCTTCGTTTTTAATGTCCTCGGGAACTTTCCCACTTGCTGCATTCCCTGAATGCAG TTCCCCTGTATACCTTTACCGTCTGATGGCAGTTGTAGTTCATCATGGAGACATGCATTCTGGACACTTTGTGACTTACCGCCGCTCTCCACCTTCTCCTAAGAACCCACTCTCTGTCAGCAGTCAGTGGCTATGGATTTCTGATGACACCGTTCGCAAAGCTAGTTTGCAGGAAGTCCTTTCTTCTAGTGCTTACTTGCTTTTTTATGAGCGCATTCACTCAAGGGTACAGCACCAAAGCTTGGAGTTAAGGGTTGAAGAGTGA